One Methanobacterium sp. genomic region harbors:
- a CDS encoding 30S ribosomal protein S4: MGHPRRARKKYDTPPHPWNADRIKEENKLTQKYGLKNKKEIWKAETMVKRYRRDARHLLGMLTEQTIKERQDLINHLVRSGILAENANLEDVLDLTVEDILRRRLQTMVHKKGLATTAKGARQFVIHGHIALDGKKVDSPSYMIKRGEEDLIGFYPASPVEKQYKARTEKTGTDES, from the coding sequence ATGGGACATCCAAGAAGAGCAAGAAAAAAATATGATACACCACCTCATCCATGGAACGCTGATAGGATTAAAGAAGAAAATAAGCTTACCCAAAAATACGGTTTAAAAAATAAAAAAGAAATATGGAAAGCTGAAACTATGGTTAAAAGATACAGGAGAGATGCAAGACACCTCTTAGGTATGTTAACTGAACAGACAATTAAGGAAAGACAGGATCTTATTAATCACCTTGTACGCTCTGGTATTTTAGCAGAAAATGCAAATCTGGAAGATGTACTGGATTTAACCGTAGAAGATATTTTAAGAAGAAGATTACAAACCATGGTACATAAAAAAGGACTTGCTACCACTGCAAAAGGAGCAAGACAGTTTGTTATACATGGACATATAGCTTTAGATGGGAAGAAAGTTGATTCACCAAGCTACATGATAAAAAGAGGGGAAGAAGACCTTATAGGATTTTACCCAGCTTCACCCGTAGAAAAACAGTACAAAGCAAGAACTGAAAAAACAGGTACTGATGAATCATAA
- the secY gene encoding preprotein translocase subunit SecY, giving the protein MLEKLQPIFSIIPQVRSPIQRLSFRDKIKWTGIILILYFALTNISLFGLSSAAVDQFGALRAVMAGSFGSILTLGIGPIVSASIILQLLVGGKILNLDLSRHEDKALFQGTQKLLAIIFTLFEAAVLVLAGAVPPSDPSFTALLVAQITLGGIAIIYMDEVVSKWGFGSGVGLFIVAGVSQQILVSAFNFLPSATSPGVPAGKIPQFIYLLTTGNPDFTLLIPILATIIVFLIVVYAESMRIEIPLSYGGVKGARGKYPLRFIYASNMPVILTSALLLNVQLFASVFQKIGFPILGQVSNGQAINGIAYYLTTPTSLSILLTDPLKVLIYAIVFLGSCVIFAWLWVELSGIGPKQVAKQLHQMGMQIPGQRSSRAHFERILKRYIPGITVLGGLFVGLLAFGADLTSALGGGTGILLTVGIVYRLYEEIAQEQLMDMHPMLRKFLGD; this is encoded by the coding sequence TTGCTTGAAAAGCTACAACCAATTTTTTCAATAATTCCTCAGGTCAGATCGCCTATACAAAGGCTGTCTTTTAGAGATAAAATTAAATGGACAGGTATAATTCTTATACTGTATTTTGCCCTCACTAACATCAGCCTTTTTGGGCTTAGTTCCGCGGCTGTTGATCAATTTGGAGCATTAAGAGCTGTAATGGCGGGTAGTTTTGGTTCAATTCTTACACTTGGTATAGGACCAATAGTTTCAGCGTCGATTATACTCCAGCTTTTGGTTGGGGGAAAGATACTAAATTTAGATCTTTCAAGGCATGAGGATAAAGCTTTATTTCAAGGAACTCAAAAACTCCTTGCTATCATATTCACACTGTTTGAGGCAGCTGTGCTTGTTTTAGCCGGTGCTGTCCCACCATCAGATCCATCTTTTACTGCACTTCTTGTAGCACAGATCACCCTTGGTGGAATTGCTATAATTTATATGGATGAAGTCGTGTCAAAATGGGGATTTGGAAGTGGAGTAGGGCTTTTCATTGTTGCAGGGGTATCCCAGCAAATACTGGTAAGTGCATTTAACTTCCTTCCATCTGCAACTTCACCAGGAGTACCTGCTGGAAAAATTCCACAATTCATATATTTATTGACCACTGGAAACCCTGATTTCACTCTGCTTATTCCGATACTTGCTACAATCATAGTATTTTTAATTGTAGTATACGCGGAAAGTATGCGTATTGAAATACCGTTGTCATATGGAGGGGTGAAAGGTGCAAGAGGAAAATATCCTCTGAGGTTCATATATGCAAGTAACATGCCTGTTATATTAACAAGTGCACTACTTTTGAACGTGCAGTTGTTTGCTTCTGTGTTCCAAAAAATAGGGTTCCCAATTTTGGGACAGGTTTCAAATGGTCAGGCTATAAATGGAATTGCATATTACCTCACAACTCCAACTAGTCTAAGTATATTACTCACAGATCCATTAAAAGTGCTTATTTATGCTATTGTATTCCTGGGATCATGTGTTATATTTGCGTGGCTCTGGGTTGAGTTAAGTGGAATAGGACCAAAACAGGTTGCAAAACAGCTTCATCAAATGGGAATGCAAATTCCTGGACAAAGGAGCAGTAGAGCTCATTTTGAAAGGATACTTAAGCGATATATTCCAGGTATAACTGTTCTTGGAGGATTATTTGTCGGGCTTTTAGCATTTGGTGCGGATTTAACAAGTGCACTCGGTGGAGGTACAGGTATTCTTTTGACAGTGGGTATAGTATACAGGCTGTATGAAGAAATAGCGCAGGAACAGTTGATGGATATGCATCCAATGCTCAGGAAATTCTTAGGAGATTAA
- a CDS encoding EMC3/TMCO1 family protein, protein MVLEWIMAGLNSLFDPIIYYFGPNKFLAVFAIGAIISFVTTLANKLLVDQDRLMYLQDEMKEFNQEMVEARKTNDPKALAKVQKKQMEFMSLQKEMMLMSFRPMIVTFVPILIVFWWMAQSQLNNIVIQLPSFAYYILLVPIWHMFYHLSPGLSGMVIEWLGWYILAAFGFSFVFRKLMGLKSAGGM, encoded by the coding sequence ATGGTATTAGAATGGATTATGGCAGGGTTAAACTCTTTATTTGACCCCATAATATATTATTTTGGTCCCAATAAATTTTTGGCTGTATTTGCAATAGGAGCCATAATTTCGTTTGTGACCACACTTGCAAACAAGCTTCTTGTGGATCAGGACAGACTCATGTATCTTCAAGATGAGATGAAAGAGTTCAATCAAGAGATGGTGGAAGCGAGGAAAACAAACGATCCAAAAGCATTGGCAAAAGTTCAAAAAAAGCAGATGGAGTTCATGAGCCTTCAAAAAGAAATGATGCTTATGTCATTTAGACCAATGATAGTGACATTTGTCCCAATACTCATTGTGTTCTGGTGGATGGCTCAATCACAGTTAAATAATATAGTAATTCAGTTACCATCCTTTGCTTACTATATACTTTTAGTCCCTATCTGGCATATGTTCTATCACCTATCGCCAGGATTAAGTGGAATGGTTATCGAATGGCTGGGATGGTATATACTGGCTGCATTCGGATTTTCATTCGTATTCAGGAAATTGATGGGACTTAAAAGTGCTGGAGGAATGTAA
- a CDS encoding adenylate kinase yields the protein MKVGVIAGIPGSGSTTVLTKSLESLDYVHVNYGDVMLEIAQKEGLVEDRDALRKLSPDVQKEIQKNAAKSIREMSEDNNIIVDTHCTIKTPAGFLPGLPKWVLDELQPDIFILIEADSDEILMRRLNDTTRTRDMEKLSDIQLHQEMNRSMSMAYSALTGATVKIIENHDNRLEEPVENMINTLK from the coding sequence ATGAAAGTCGGCGTAATTGCAGGAATTCCAGGATCAGGAAGCACTACAGTTTTAACTAAGTCACTTGAATCTTTAGATTATGTACATGTCAATTATGGGGATGTAATGCTCGAAATTGCACAAAAAGAGGGTCTTGTGGAAGATAGAGATGCCTTAAGAAAATTGTCCCCTGATGTACAGAAAGAAATTCAGAAAAATGCTGCAAAAAGTATAAGAGAGATGTCAGAGGATAATAATATTATTGTCGATACTCACTGTACTATAAAAACACCTGCTGGTTTTTTACCTGGACTTCCAAAATGGGTATTAGACGAACTTCAGCCAGATATTTTTATATTAATTGAAGCAGATAGCGATGAAATTTTGATGAGGAGACTCAACGACACAACGAGAACAAGAGATATGGAAAAACTAAGTGATATACAGCTCCATCAAGAAATGAACCGTTCAATGTCCATGGCTTACTCAGCACTTACTGGTGCTACAGTAAAAATTATTGAAAATCATGACAACAGGCTTGAAGAACCTGTAGAAAATATGATAAATACTTTAAAATAG
- a CDS encoding 30S ribosomal protein S11 produces MAEKEKWGVANIYSSFNNTIITITDLTGAETITQWSGGKVVRADRQESSPFAAMEAATRAADDVKEKGIIGLHIKVRAPGGNGPRTPGPGAQATIRALARAGIRIGKIEDVTPIPHDGTGRPGGKRGRRV; encoded by the coding sequence ATGGCAGAAAAAGAAAAATGGGGTGTAGCTAACATTTATTCATCCTTTAACAATACTATAATCACTATAACTGATTTAACCGGAGCCGAAACCATTACTCAATGGTCTGGTGGAAAAGTTGTAAGGGCAGATAGACAGGAGTCATCTCCATTTGCAGCAATGGAAGCAGCAACAAGAGCAGCAGACGACGTTAAAGAAAAAGGAATAATTGGATTACACATAAAAGTAAGAGCCCCTGGTGGAAACGGACCAAGAACTCCAGGACCAGGTGCACAAGCTACAATAAGAGCTCTTGCAAGAGCTGGTATCAGAATAGGAAAAATAGAAGATGTTACCCCAATTCCTCATGACGGTACAGGAAGACCTGGAGGTAAACGGGGAAGAAGGGTCTAA
- the rpmD gene encoding 50S ribosomal protein L30 — MIAAIRVRGRTGIRKDIEDTLKMLKLTRINHAVLIEDTPSYQGMLQKAKDYITWGEVDADSVTSLISKRGKLPGNVKLTEEYVKENTDFSSIEDLSKAVIESGAKLEDSGIKPLFRLHPPRKGYKDLKKTFVESGTLGYRGEKIGDLIKKMI, encoded by the coding sequence ATGATTGCAGCAATAAGAGTAAGAGGCAGGACAGGAATCAGAAAAGACATTGAAGACACACTTAAAATGCTAAAGCTTACCAGAATTAATCACGCAGTTTTAATTGAAGACACCCCTAGTTATCAGGGAATGCTTCAAAAAGCTAAAGATTACATAACCTGGGGAGAAGTTGACGCAGACTCAGTAACAAGTCTTATATCAAAAAGAGGAAAATTACCAGGTAATGTTAAACTCACTGAAGAGTATGTTAAGGAAAACACTGACTTTTCCTCAATAGAAGACCTTTCAAAAGCAGTAATAGAATCTGGTGCTAAATTGGAAGACAGTGGGATAAAACCATTATTTAGACTTCACCCTCCAAGGAAAGGATATAAAGATCTTAAAAAGACATTTGTAGAATCTGGAACTTTAGGTTACAGAGGGGAAAAAATAGGGGATCTCATCAAAAAGATGATCTAA
- a CDS encoding 50S ribosomal protein L18, with the protein MAQGSRYKVAFKRRKEGKTNYGARLKLIELDKLRMVVRITNNHVISQIVKVAPEGDETVISAHSNEIKKMGWLGSTKNTSAAYLTGFLCGKKALNEGIDKAVLDIGLRSPTKGTNIFAVLKGAVDAGLDIPHGSAILPSDERIAGEHVAQYAESLTDDELNKRFSGYIKNGLSPKDLPDHFGKIKQKINDEVSG; encoded by the coding sequence TTGGCACAAGGATCAAGATACAAAGTGGCTTTTAAAAGAAGGAAAGAAGGTAAAACTAATTATGGAGCAAGATTAAAACTCATAGAATTAGATAAATTACGAATGGTTGTAAGGATCACTAACAATCATGTAATATCACAGATAGTTAAAGTTGCTCCAGAAGGGGATGAAACTGTAATTTCAGCACATTCCAATGAAATTAAAAAAATGGGATGGCTCGGATCTACTAAAAACACTTCTGCGGCATATCTAACTGGATTTTTATGTGGGAAAAAAGCGTTAAATGAAGGCATAGATAAAGCTGTTTTAGACATCGGTTTAAGGTCACCTACCAAAGGTACAAACATATTTGCAGTACTTAAAGGTGCAGTAGATGCTGGACTTGACATTCCTCACGGTAGTGCAATTTTACCTTCAGATGAGAGGATAGCTGGGGAACATGTGGCACAGTACGCTGAATCTTTAACTGATGATGAACTCAACAAGAGATTCTCAGGATACATTAAAAATGGATTATCCCCAAAAGACCTCCCTGACCATTTTGGAAAGATTAAACAAAAAATAAATGATGAGGTATCAGGATGA
- a CDS encoding 30S ribosomal protein S9 codes for MKKVIHTSGKRKTAIARGKFREGKGRIRINKRPVELYDPELARLKITEPLVLAGDIVNTLDIDVKVVGGGVMGQAEAARMVIAKGLIQWTSDMDLKEKFTQYDRTMLVGDPRRSEPKKYGGRGARARRQKSYR; via the coding sequence ATGAAAAAAGTAATTCACACAAGCGGAAAAAGAAAAACTGCAATAGCAAGGGGTAAATTCCGAGAAGGAAAAGGAAGAATCCGAATAAACAAACGCCCAGTTGAACTTTACGATCCAGAACTTGCAAGACTCAAAATTACAGAGCCATTAGTACTTGCTGGAGACATTGTCAACACCCTCGATATCGATGTTAAAGTTGTCGGTGGAGGAGTAATGGGACAGGCTGAAGCTGCACGTATGGTCATAGCAAAAGGACTTATACAGTGGACAAGCGACATGGATTTAAAAGAAAAATTCACTCAGTATGACCGAACTATGCTTGTTGGTGACCCTAGAAGATCCGAACCTAAAAAGTACGGTGGAAGAGGAGCCAGAGCTAGAAGGCAGAAAAGTTACAGGTAA
- a CDS encoding 30S ribosomal protein S13 codes for MEEEFKHLVRIARKDVDGNKTIENALADVKGVGKALSRAVGIVMDLDLSQKIGYLPDEKVLEIEEVLKNPSSHNVPDWMLNRRNDYETGETGHLIESDLMMTLREDLNRMKKTRSYKGRRHEVGLPVRGQRTKSTFRKGSSVGVRRRRGRA; via the coding sequence ATGGAAGAAGAATTCAAACACTTGGTCCGTATTGCCAGAAAGGATGTAGATGGTAATAAAACCATTGAAAATGCTCTTGCTGATGTCAAAGGAGTAGGCAAAGCACTATCCAGAGCAGTAGGTATTGTTATGGATCTTGACTTAAGTCAAAAAATTGGATACTTACCTGATGAAAAAGTACTGGAAATTGAAGAAGTTCTCAAGAACCCGTCATCACATAACGTTCCTGACTGGATGTTAAACAGACGAAACGATTATGAAACAGGCGAAACTGGTCATTTAATTGAATCTGACCTTATGATGACATTAAGGGAAGATTTAAACAGAATGAAGAAAACAAGAAGCTACAAAGGAAGAAGACACGAAGTCGGACTTCCAGTTAGAGGACAGAGAACCAAATCTACCTTCAGAAAAGGATCATCTGTTGGTGTTAGAAGAAGGAGAGGAAGGGCCTAA
- a CDS encoding uL15 family ribosomal protein, with amino-acid sequence MIRRTRKIRKMRGSRTVGGGSSKKRRGAGHRGGRGNSGLHKSKWTWTVKFDPKHFGKYGFKRPQRSIFKFAPVNLDYLDEKSEEFVKQGLATNKNGAIEIDITDLGYNKVLGKGKISKPLIIKSPKFSSLAIQKIEEAGGEVVIL; translated from the coding sequence ATGATAAGAAGGACACGAAAAATAAGGAAAATGAGGGGCTCACGAACTGTGGGTGGTGGATCTTCTAAAAAACGAAGAGGAGCCGGTCACAGAGGTGGAAGAGGAAACTCTGGTCTTCACAAAAGTAAATGGACATGGACTGTTAAATTCGATCCTAAACACTTTGGAAAATATGGATTTAAAAGACCTCAAAGAAGTATCTTCAAATTCGCTCCAGTAAACTTAGACTACTTAGATGAAAAATCAGAAGAATTTGTAAAACAGGGCTTAGCAACTAATAAAAACGGTGCTATTGAAATAGACATCACCGACCTTGGCTACAACAAAGTTTTAGGAAAAGGTAAAATAAGCAAGCCTTTAATTATAAAATCACCTAAATTTTCCAGTTTAGCGATTCAAAAGATAGAAGAAGCTGGTGGGGAAGTAGTAATTCTTTAA
- a CDS encoding DNA-directed RNA polymerase subunit D, giving the protein MEINVREKNDNELTFIVDGVDISFINAIRRICTVEVPTLAIETVAIVKNDAALFDEVLAHRLGLVPLETDIEAFELASECDCENGCPSCSVSLILKEVGPKVVYSRDLSSTHEAVKPVYDTIPLLKLREGEEVELEAIAKLGIGLEHAKWQPTTTCAYKYYPLITIDDACEACGKCVEQCPRNVLDYDEAEGKIIITDIENCSMCKTCVRGCEQESIHVESQEGKFIFKIETDGSLSPEEVLVNACDILKDKSEKIVAFSKGGS; this is encoded by the coding sequence ATGGAGATAAATGTTCGAGAAAAAAATGATAATGAACTCACATTTATCGTCGATGGTGTAGATATTTCCTTTATAAATGCAATAAGGAGAATATGTACTGTCGAAGTTCCAACACTTGCCATAGAAACAGTTGCAATAGTTAAAAATGATGCCGCTTTATTTGATGAGGTTTTAGCTCATAGATTAGGGTTAGTACCACTTGAAACAGATATAGAAGCATTTGAACTGGCATCTGAATGCGACTGCGAAAATGGCTGTCCAAGTTGCAGTGTATCTCTAATTTTAAAAGAAGTAGGTCCTAAAGTTGTATACTCTAGAGACCTTAGTTCAACTCACGAAGCTGTAAAACCAGTATATGATACAATTCCACTTCTAAAATTAAGAGAAGGGGAAGAAGTAGAACTTGAAGCTATAGCAAAACTTGGAATTGGACTGGAACACGCCAAATGGCAGCCTACAACAACATGTGCATACAAGTACTATCCTTTAATTACAATCGATGATGCCTGTGAAGCATGTGGGAAATGTGTGGAACAATGTCCAAGAAATGTACTGGACTATGATGAGGCTGAAGGAAAAATCATTATCACAGATATCGAGAACTGCTCAATGTGCAAAACCTGTGTGAGGGGATGTGAGCAGGAATCAATTCATGTTGAATCACAGGAAGGTAAATTCATATTTAAAATTGAAACAGACGGGTCATTATCTCCTGAAGAAGTTTTAGTAAATGCATGTGATATCCTGAAGGATAAATCAGAAAAAATTGTGGCATTTTCTAAAGGAGGAAGTTAA
- the rpsE gene encoding 30S ribosomal protein S5 produces the protein MNYNKEEWEPKTNLGRMVKEGTITDIDEILEKGLPIMELEIVNTLLPDLEEEVMDVNLVQRMHKSGRKVNFRVIVAVGNKKGYVGLGQGKAKEVGPAIRKAVDNAKYNIIKVRRGCGDWGCVCGREHTVPFKVSGKSGSVRVTLIPAPGGVGLAVGDVGKTILGLAGIYDVWSQTMGQTQTTINFANAVFDALKQLSRVKARKSDLKSLGVAV, from the coding sequence ATGAACTATAATAAAGAAGAATGGGAACCAAAAACCAATCTGGGACGTATGGTCAAGGAAGGCACAATAACTGATATAGATGAAATTTTGGAAAAAGGCCTTCCAATCATGGAGCTTGAAATTGTTAACACTCTCCTACCAGATTTAGAAGAAGAAGTAATGGATGTAAATCTCGTTCAGAGGATGCACAAATCTGGAAGAAAAGTTAATTTCAGGGTTATTGTCGCAGTTGGAAATAAGAAAGGATATGTAGGTCTAGGGCAAGGTAAAGCTAAAGAAGTAGGTCCTGCAATAAGAAAAGCTGTTGACAATGCTAAATATAATATAATCAAAGTAAGAAGAGGCTGTGGTGACTGGGGATGTGTTTGTGGAAGAGAACACACAGTTCCATTTAAAGTATCTGGAAAAAGTGGTAGTGTAAGAGTAACTTTAATCCCAGCACCTGGTGGAGTAGGTCTTGCAGTAGGAGATGTTGGAAAAACTATCCTAGGACTTGCAGGAATATACGATGTATGGTCTCAGACAATGGGACAAACTCAAACAACCATAAACTTCGCAAACGCTGTTTTCGATGCTTTAAAACAATTAAGTAGAGTTAAAGCAAGGAAATCCGACCTTAAAAGTCTTGGAGTCGCAGTATAA
- a CDS encoding 50S ribosomal protein L13 translates to MIIDGEGLIMGRLASTVSKMLLNGESVVVLNAEKILISGTKEWAYARYKQRVDRASISNPRKMGPKYPRRPDDIFRRTVRGMIPYRKTSGREAFKGLKVFVGIPKEFADAEIFKLEEAMPKNIKKSIELGTLSKLLGAKFEV, encoded by the coding sequence ATGATTATAGATGGCGAAGGACTCATTATGGGAAGACTTGCAAGTACAGTAAGCAAGATGCTTCTAAATGGTGAGAGTGTAGTAGTTTTAAATGCCGAAAAAATTTTAATTTCAGGCACAAAAGAATGGGCATATGCAAGGTACAAACAAAGAGTTGACAGAGCAAGTATATCAAATCCAAGGAAAATGGGACCAAAATACCCAAGAAGACCTGATGATATATTTAGAAGAACTGTAAGAGGAATGATACCTTACAGGAAAACAAGCGGAAGAGAAGCATTCAAAGGTCTTAAAGTCTTTGTAGGAATCCCAAAAGAATTTGCAGATGCTGAAATCTTTAAATTAGAAGAAGCAATGCCTAAAAATATTAAAAAAAGTATCGAACTTGGAACCCTCTCAAAGTTACTTGGAGCAAAGTTTGAAGTATAG
- a CDS encoding 50S ribosomal protein L18e: MKLTKTNPKITEIIGNLKEKSYQEDVSIWKDIAKRLERSTRRYAEVNISKINRHSSPDETIIVPGKILGSGELDHKVNVVAISFSKKAEEKIDAAGGKCLGISEILDENPKGNKIRIIE; this comes from the coding sequence ATGAAACTTACAAAGACAAATCCGAAAATCACAGAAATTATAGGGAACCTTAAAGAGAAGTCATACCAGGAAGATGTCAGTATATGGAAAGATATCGCAAAAAGGCTTGAGAGATCAACCCGAAGGTATGCAGAAGTTAACATATCTAAAATAAACAGACATTCATCTCCAGATGAAACCATCATAGTCCCTGGAAAAATCCTTGGAAGTGGTGAACTGGACCATAAAGTTAACGTGGTAGCAATTAGCTTCTCAAAAAAAGCTGAAGAAAAAATAGATGCTGCTGGCGGTAAATGTTTAGGAATCTCAGAAATTCTCGATGAAAATCCAAAGGGAAATAAAATAAGGATAATCGAGTAA
- the cmk gene encoding (d)CMP kinase, with amino-acid sequence MIITISGLAGSGTTTASKILSKKLDIPYVSAGDIFRQMAAEKNMDLLEFGKFAEENDDIDILIDKRQAELANKSKNLIVEGRLSAHFVEADLKVGFIAPIDDRTKRICKRENKPYEVVKEEIISRSNSEAKRYHEIHGIDINDMEIYDLIINTGNFNALSIADIILKVVEVISCQQ; translated from the coding sequence ATGATTATAACTATCAGCGGATTAGCTGGGAGTGGTACCACTACAGCTTCTAAAATACTGTCAAAAAAACTGGATATTCCATATGTCTCAGCCGGTGATATTTTTCGCCAGATGGCTGCTGAAAAAAATATGGATCTTCTAGAATTTGGTAAGTTCGCTGAAGAGAATGATGATATTGATATCTTAATTGACAAACGACAAGCAGAACTAGCAAATAAAAGCAAAAATCTGATTGTTGAGGGAAGACTATCTGCACATTTTGTAGAAGCTGACCTTAAAGTAGGGTTTATAGCGCCTATAGATGACCGTACAAAACGGATATGCAAGCGGGAAAATAAACCATATGAAGTTGTCAAGGAAGAAATAATTTCAAGAAGTAATAGCGAAGCAAAACGATATCATGAGATTCATGGTATTGACATTAATGACATGGAAATTTATGACCTCATCATAAATACCGGAAATTTTAATGCTCTAAGCATCGCTGATATCATATTAAAAGTAGTAGAGGTGATTTCATGCCAGCAATAG
- a CDS encoding 50S ribosomal protein L34e — protein MPQLRYRSRSYRRIFKKTPGGKTVLRYKKKKPSKHICAECGKFLHGVPRGRPYEINKLSKSKKRPNRPYGGNLCPECARKVFKREARKE, from the coding sequence ATGCCACAATTAAGATACAGATCTAGATCATACAGAAGAATATTCAAAAAAACCCCTGGAGGAAAAACGGTCTTACGTTACAAGAAGAAAAAACCAAGCAAGCACATCTGTGCAGAATGTGGTAAGTTTCTTCATGGAGTCCCAAGGGGTAGACCATATGAAATAAACAAACTTTCAAAATCTAAAAAAAGGCCAAACAGGCCTTATGGAGGAAATCTTTGCCCTGAATGTGCACGAAAAGTGTTTAAGAGAGAGGCAAGGAAAGAATGA
- a CDS encoding RNA-guided pseudouridylation complex pseudouridine synthase subunit Cbf5 produces the protein MADLLIKAEGETDLDYGTFPDERPIEDHIKRGIVNLDKPSGPTSHEIDSWVKRILGVEKTGHGGTLDPKVTGVLPIGIDYATRAIQMLLGADKEYVCLMHLHEEISETEIREILKEFQGKIFQTPPLKSAVKREMRVRNIYYVNILEIDGQDVLFKIGCEGGTYIRKYCHDVGEALGIGAHMAELRRTKSGPFTEDETLTTLQDLTDAYHIWKEEGDESFLRDCILPMELAVKHLPKIIIRDSAIDALCHGADLAAGGIISLDDKIKENDTVAIMTLKGELVAAGESLKTSKEIYKANKGIVIDVKKVFMEPGTYPKMWK, from the coding sequence ATGGCAGATTTACTTATAAAAGCCGAAGGTGAAACTGATCTAGACTACGGGACTTTCCCTGATGAAAGACCCATAGAAGATCATATAAAACGAGGAATTGTAAACCTTGATAAACCTTCAGGCCCAACATCCCATGAAATCGATTCATGGGTTAAAAGAATTCTTGGAGTGGAAAAAACAGGTCATGGGGGAACCTTAGACCCCAAAGTTACTGGAGTTTTACCTATAGGCATAGATTATGCTACAAGGGCTATTCAAATGCTGCTGGGTGCGGATAAAGAATATGTATGTCTTATGCACCTGCATGAGGAAATTTCAGAAACTGAAATAAGAGAAATATTGAAGGAGTTTCAGGGAAAAATTTTCCAGACACCACCACTCAAATCTGCTGTAAAGCGCGAAATGAGAGTTCGAAATATTTATTATGTTAATATCCTTGAGATAGATGGCCAGGATGTCCTTTTTAAAATAGGATGTGAAGGTGGAACTTATATACGAAAGTACTGCCATGATGTAGGTGAAGCACTTGGAATAGGTGCTCATATGGCAGAACTTCGAAGGACCAAATCTGGACCATTTACAGAGGATGAAACATTAACTACCCTTCAAGATTTAACTGATGCATATCATATCTGGAAGGAAGAAGGAGATGAATCTTTCCTTAGGGACTGCATACTTCCTATGGAGTTAGCAGTAAAACATCTCCCTAAAATTATCATAAGGGATTCTGCAATTGATGCGCTTTGTCATGGTGCAGACCTTGCAGCAGGTGGAATAATAAGCCTTGATGATAAAATTAAAGAAAATGATACTGTAGCAATTATGACACTTAAAGGTGAACTTGTTGCAGCAGGTGAAAGTTTAAAAACATCTAAGGAAATATATAAAGCAAATAAAGGTATAGTGATAGATGTAAAAAAAGTTTTTATGGAACCTGGAACATATCCAAAGATGTGGAAGTAG
- a CDS encoding 50S ribosomal protein L14e: protein MPAIEVGRVCVKIAGREAGEKCVIVEVIDDKFVEVVGTNIKNRRCNIKHLEPVDQTIEVKSDNVEEIKKELEAAA from the coding sequence ATGCCAGCAATAGAAGTAGGAAGAGTATGTGTTAAGATTGCAGGAAGAGAAGCAGGCGAAAAATGTGTTATAGTTGAAGTTATAGATGATAAATTCGTTGAAGTTGTTGGAACAAACATCAAAAACAGAAGATGTAACATAAAACATTTAGAACCAGTTGATCAGACCATTGAAGTAAAATCTGACAATGTAGAAGAAATTAAAAAAGAACTCGAAGCAGCAGCTTAA